A window of the Linepithema humile isolate Giens D197 chromosome 4, Lhum_UNIL_v1.0, whole genome shotgun sequence genome harbors these coding sequences:
- the LOC136999493 gene encoding uncharacterized protein, which yields MKYLCLTLDGLWKFTQHFDALAPRVNRMANALCRLLPNLGGPGATVRHLYTNTVRALVRKADRRMAIRIARCYRTVSYVASTTLAGVLPFDLVAASRAESSIGARLRSDGVAFPRKTSPGKWKRRKRGPGGGRSGSGNTDWANTILRVFQD from the exons ATGAAATATCTGTGCCTCACCCTGGATGGACTCTGGAAGTTCACACAGCATTTCGATGCTCTCGCTCCTAGAGTGAACAGGATGGCGAACGCGTTGTGTCGCCTCCTGCCCAATCTCGGCGGTCCAGGTGCTACAGTTAGGCACCTTTACACGAACACCGTCCG TGCCTTGGTACGCAAGGCCGACAGGCGTATGGCCATCAGAATCGCCCGTTGTTATCGGACGGTGTCGTACGTGGCGTCCACGACCCTGGCGGGGGTGCTCCCGTTCGACCTAGTCGCTGCTTCGCGCGCCGAATCCTCTATCGGTGCGCGGTTGAGGTCGGACGGAGTGGCATTTCCCCGGAAAACATCCCCAGGAAAGTGGAAAAGGAGAAAGCGAGGGCCCGGAGGTGGGCGCTCAGGGAGTGGAAACACCGACTGGGCGAACACAATACTCCGGGTCTTCCAGGACTGA